The nucleotide window CCTAACATCAATAATATTGAAAGGAAAGAAGATACTTGGAAAACCAATAATAATACCTGGAAGCGGATGCATATTCAAAAGAGAAACACTAATAGAAGTGGGAGGATGGAATGAAGATTCACTAGCAGAAGACATAGACATGTCAGTGAGACTAATAATAAATGGAAAAAAGATAGATTACATGGATGAAGTAGAAGTAAAAGTTGAGGTACCGTCAAGCTACGAAGACTTCAAGAAACAACAATCAAGATGGATCTATGGAACAACACAAGTACTAACAAAAAATATAACAAAGATTATTAAGGCAAACATCCCATTAACATGGAAAATAGATGTAATACTACACCTACTACAATACCATGCAATACTGGCAAACTTCGCAATAGCAATACTCGCACTACTATCAATAATCATAAAAACAGATCTAATAGCACAAGCAACATTCCTAATACCAATAACAATGATATTATCAGCATTGGAAGCAGCAGCATACATGCACACCGCAAAAAGACTTGGACTAAAAACTTGGAGAAGCATAGTCATGATGGGAAGATGCACAGCACTAGCCACAGCCCTAGCACCACAAGTGCTAATACAAAATGTAAAAGTGATGGTTGGAAGAAAGGAGAAGTGGGAAGTCACACCAAAGGGGGTTGTCGCAAAGAAGATTAGCAGTAGAAAGGCTGCAATAATAGAGAACGTGACAACCATAATGGGAGTTACAGCCATGCTCACACTAATAATACTAGGATACAAAACCTCAGCACTATGCATACTAACACTAACACTACCATACGCATATGTAGCATGGAAAACGAACAACCATAAATGGTGAAAACCATATAAAACTAAGAATGCATAATTGGTAACGAAATATTATGATGAGAGAATACTATTCCAGGCAGATAGCATTAAGGGAGCTTGGAGAAGAAGGGCAAGAGAAACTGATGAAATCAAAAGTGGCAGTGGTGGGAGTTGGAGGACTTGGAAGCATAGCCTCAACATACCTAACACTGGCCGGAGTAGGATACATAAGGATAATAGATCACGACATAGTGGAAATACACAACCTACATAGACAAGTACTATACGATCCAAGTGAAGTAGGCTACCCAAAAGTGGAAGTGGCTGCTAGAAAGCTGGAGAAGATGAACCCACAGGTAAAGGTGGAACCAATACCAGAACACCTCAACACATCCAACGCAGAAAAATTACTAAGCGATGTAAACGTGATCGTCGACGGACTAGACAACATGAGCACAAGATACATAGTGAACAGGGTAAGCATAAAGCATAAGATACCATACATATTTGCAGGAGCCATAGGAATGGAGGGAAACATAACAGTAATAAACCCGCCAGAAACACCATGCCTAGAATGCATATTCCCAAAAGTAGACGACAACCTACTACCCACATGTGAAACAAGGGGGGTTATAGGGGCAACACCGGGAATAATAGGGGCTATTGAAGCCATGGAAGCAATAAAAATCATAGCTGGAATAAATGGAACATTAAAGGGGAAACTACTGGTATGCGACTTCAAAACCATGGAATTCCACAAAATAGAAGTAAGGAGAAGGGAGAACTGCCCAGCATGCGCAGGAGGCGGGAGAATGGATATACCACCACCAAAAACCACATGGATATGTGGAAGAGGAGTTATAAACGTAAACCCAACAAAACCAATAAAAATAGACTTAAAGAAGTTGAAGGAGGAAATTTCAAAGAAAAATAAAGTGAAGATAGTGACTGGAATAATGATAGCAATAGAATACGAGGGGAAAGATGTAAGCATATTCCAAAATGGGAGGATGATAATAAGTGGAGTGAAGAGCGAAGATGAAGCCATAAACATATACAACAAAATACTAAATGAAATCATTGAAACACAAACCTAAATAACCAATTAAAACATAAAGGTATATGCTGAGATCATGAGAAGCCTAAAAATAGAAGACTACAATAGGTTTACATCAGTATGCGATCCACAAATATCGCCAGACGGCAAAAGAATAGCCTTCGTAACAATAAAACCAGACCCACAAGAAAACAATTACAAATCTAGGATATGGGTTATCAACATAGATAATGGAGAAGTGGAGCTAACCACAAATGGACCCACAGACACATGGCCAAGATGGAGCCAAGACGGCAAAAAACTACTATTCATATCAAGAAGAACCATAAGGGAAGGGGAACCTGGAAACGAACTATGGATACAACAAATAAATGGTGGGGAACCAAGACTATTAATGAAGAGTAGGAATGGAATAATACAGCCATCATGGAATCCAGACAACAAACACATACTATATAGATCAACAGTGATGAGGGGGGAATTGGATCAAGAAGCAAGACTAATAGACAAAATACCCATATGGTTTGATGGAATAGGATTCACACACCATATAAACACACATCTATTCCAAGTAGACATATACTCAAATGAAGTGGAACAATTAACTTCAGGAGACATAGACGTAGTGGAAGCAAAATACTCCAATGATGGAAAGAGAGTAGCATATGCAGCAACTACAAACTACATGGAACCAAGAAAACAATACCTACACATAATAAACCTCGAAACAAGGGAAACCATAAAATTAAAGCATACGGGGATGGGCATAGGACCACTAACATGGTGCCCATGTGGTAAAAGGATAATATTCAGAGGAAACGACTATAGGAGAGGGTACCCAACACATGAATGCATATGGCAAATAAACATAGAAACAGAAGAACTACAAAACCTAACCGGGAAAACTGGATACCAAACAAATCACAGCATATACTACGATCTAAGAGGACCATACCAAGCACCACAACCACCAATAATAGAAAATGGTGAACTATACTTCACACAAACAAGAGGGGGGAGACACAACATATACAAAATGAACATGAAAACAATGGAAGTGGAAGACGTAGTTACAGGAGACTTCATAATAGAAAACTTCCAAGTAAAAGATAACAAGATAGTATACACAAAGGTAACTGAAAAGATGCCAGCAGAAATCTATGTATGGGAGAACGGCTTAGAAAGAAAGCTAACAAGCTTCAACGATGAAATATTGAGGGAAGTGAAAGTGCAGGGACATGAGAGATTCCAATTCAAAGCATCAGACGGAGCCAACATAGAAGGATGGATAATGAAACCAACAGAATACAGGGAAGGGGAAAAGTATCCAACAATAATATTCATACATGGAGGACCAAAAAGCACCTTCGGATACGCATTCATGTTCGAACACCAAATATGCGCAGCCAATGGATACGTGGTGATATATGCAAACATTAGGGGTAGTGGTGGATATAGTGAAGAATTCGCAGATATAAGGGGGAAGTATGGTGAAAGAGATTATCAAGACATAATGGAAATGATCGAATACGTAACAAGAAAGTATAACTACATAGATGAAGAGAGAATGGGAGTAACGGGGATAAGCTATGGAGGATACATGACAAACTGGATAATAACACAAACCAACAAATTCAAAGCAGCAGTATCACTAAATGGAATAAGCTGCTGGCTAGCTGAATTCGGAAACACAGACATAGGATTCCACTTCGTACCAGACCAAATAGGTGGAGACTGGTGGAACAATAAGGAAGAATGGATAAACAAATCACCAATAACACACGCCAACAAAGTTCAAACACCAATACTAATAATACACAGCATGGAAGATTACAGATGCTACCTAGACCAAGCACTACTATTCTACACAGCACTAAAATACCTCGGAAAAGAAGCAAAACTACTACTATTCACAAGTGGAAACCACGTATTCAGCAGATCAGGAAAACCAAACCATAGAACTAAAAGGTTAAAACACATGCTAGAATGGTTCAACCAACACCTAAAACAGAAAACATAAATACAAAAAGTAAAGAAAACAGTTGATGAGAACATGGTTGAAGTGAAAGTGGAGTTACATAAAGGGGTAGGCCTAATAGCCACCACAGAAACAGGATTCACAGTGGTAATGGGAGGATCAATGGAAACGGTTGGAGCAGAAAAGAGGTACGGACCCTCAGCAATGGAACTAGTACTAGTAGCGCTGGGAGGATGCCTATCATCAGTAATGCTAAGAATACTAAATAGCAGAAAGATAAATGTGGAAAGCTTAGAAGTAAAGGTTCATGGAGAAACCATGAAAGAAACACCACAAAGATACAAGAACATAGAAGTGGAAGTAAATGCAAAGGGGGCTCCAAAGGAGGAAATACAAAGAGCAGCAGAACTAGCAGAAAAATACTGCCCAGTACTATGGACATTAAAAGAGAATGTAGAAGTACATTTGAAAGTTCAGTAAACCGAAACTCACACACTATTATTTATCAACATTTTTGGGAGACAGACTTACAGAGATCACAATCCACAAGATTACATTCGGAATCAACAAGCTTATGGAAACTGCAAAGCAAACCCTTAGCCCTCACAACCCTACATATATTGCATATCTCACCAACAAAAAACTTATAATCCACATTACCGGAAGCAAAGGATTTAGCGAGCAAGTCAATCTGCTCCATAATATCAGGATAATCCTCAACATTGAGAGCTCCACCCCTCAAACGCCTACTATAAAGACTAATGGCGGGCTGACTAACCCCAAGAAGCTTTGCCACCTCAATCTGCTTAAAACCATAATTTAACATAAGCCTCTTAGCCAAAGCAGCCCTAACACTAGGCAAAACAAACTTAACAACAACCTCACATGGAAGCAACATACAAACCAACAATACAAATAAACAATGGTACAAAATATACTTGTTGCTAATGGACAAAAATTGGAAATCCAAAACATTGAAACTAAAAGGTTATAAGCAGTTAAAATTGAAATATGATTTGATGACGCACATTATGGATTTAATATTATGGGTGATAAGTAAGGGAAACGAACTTGGAGGAGAATATGTGGAAGCAAGATACCAAAAGTTTCACAGCACAAGCATCGAAATTAGAGATGGGAAGATCGTTTCAGCAGCCCCTGGAATAGAGCAGGGAGTTGCAATAAGAGTGCTACTTAATGGCGCATGGGGATTCTCCACAACAAACAACATCGATAAAAGATCACTTGAAAACGCCCTAAACATAGCTACAAAAATGGCTAAACAAGCAAGCAAAGACTCTGAAAAAATGAATCTAGCACCAAGCAATGTGGTAATCGACGAAGTGAAAACTCCAGTAAAAGAACCACTAGAAGAAGTATCAATAGAAGAGAAGATAAAATTCCTATCAAAGGCAGATGAAGCTGCAAGAAAAATATCACCAAACATAAAGACAACATCAAACTATGACGACTACACAGAAACAAAAATCATATGCACAAGCGATGGAACTCAAATGGAAATAAGAAATTCATGGGTTTACTGGGGAATATGGGCTTACGCCAGAGAAGCAGGATTAATACAATCATATAGGGATAGATACGCAATGCTAGGTGGATTCGAAGTAACTGAAAGAATGAAGGTGGAGGAAAGAAGCGTGGAAGCTGCAAAAAAGGCTATGGAACTATTGAAAGCGAAACCTGCACCAGGAGGAAAATTCACAGTAGTAATAGATGGAGCATTATCAGGATTAATGGCGCATGAAGCCATAGGTCACGCCTCAGAAGCCGATGGAGTACTAAGAGGGACAAGCATACTAAGAGGGAGACTCGGGGAAAAGATAGGCTCAGAACATGTAACACTAATAGATGACGCCACAATACCAGAAAGATTTGGAACAGACGTATACGATGATGAAGGCATCAAAACACAAAGGAAGGTCATAATACAAAGAGGGATTTTAAAGGGATACTTAACCAATAGGGAAGCAGCTGGGAAAATGAATCTACCAGTAACTGGAAATGCAAGAGCACAAGACTACAGATTTCCACCAATAGTT belongs to Candidatus Culexarchaeum yellowstonense and includes:
- a CDS encoding glycosyltransferase family 2 protein, producing MTQITIPAIQPIQTITLITIVYALTWIIIIAHAIYYWTGIRGKYRKTEVIKTKLKEYPKTTIIIPVRNEETETIIKLLETLSKQTYPKDKMEIIIVSDDTEQKFKEIMEKVMKSEHSKNMEIKIYRREEPRGFKAGALNYALKKSSGKYIVVFDADTTPKETFLEETVTHMETEGLDALATKWSTKNISASPIAEAQAVSMEFLTSIILKGKKILGKPIIIPGSGCIFKRETLIEVGGWNEDSLAEDIDMSVRLIINGKKIDYMDEVEVKVEVPSSYEDFKKQQSRWIYGTTQVLTKNITKIIKANIPLTWKIDVILHLLQYHAILANFAIAILALLSIIIKTDLIAQATFLIPITMILSALEAAAYMHTAKRLGLKTWRSIVMMGRCTALATALAPQVLIQNVKVMVGRKEKWEVTPKGVVAKKISSRKAAIIENVTTIMGVTAMLTLIILGYKTSALCILTLTLPYAYVAWKTNNHKW
- a CDS encoding HesA/MoeB/ThiF family protein; amino-acid sequence: MMREYYSRQIALRELGEEGQEKLMKSKVAVVGVGGLGSIASTYLTLAGVGYIRIIDHDIVEIHNLHRQVLYDPSEVGYPKVEVAARKLEKMNPQVKVEPIPEHLNTSNAEKLLSDVNVIVDGLDNMSTRYIVNRVSIKHKIPYIFAGAIGMEGNITVINPPETPCLECIFPKVDDNLLPTCETRGVIGATPGIIGAIEAMEAIKIIAGINGTLKGKLLVCDFKTMEFHKIEVRRRENCPACAGGGRMDIPPPKTTWICGRGVINVNPTKPIKIDLKKLKEEISKKNKVKIVTGIMIAIEYEGKDVSIFQNGRMIISGVKSEDEAINIYNKILNEIIETQT
- a CDS encoding S9 family peptidase, whose protein sequence is MRSLKIEDYNRFTSVCDPQISPDGKRIAFVTIKPDPQENNYKSRIWVINIDNGEVELTTNGPTDTWPRWSQDGKKLLFISRRTIREGEPGNELWIQQINGGEPRLLMKSRNGIIQPSWNPDNKHILYRSTVMRGELDQEARLIDKIPIWFDGIGFTHHINTHLFQVDIYSNEVEQLTSGDIDVVEAKYSNDGKRVAYAATTNYMEPRKQYLHIINLETRETIKLKHTGMGIGPLTWCPCGKRIIFRGNDYRRGYPTHECIWQINIETEELQNLTGKTGYQTNHSIYYDLRGPYQAPQPPIIENGELYFTQTRGGRHNIYKMNMKTMEVEDVVTGDFIIENFQVKDNKIVYTKVTEKMPAEIYVWENGLERKLTSFNDEILREVKVQGHERFQFKASDGANIEGWIMKPTEYREGEKYPTIIFIHGGPKSTFGYAFMFEHQICAANGYVVIYANIRGSGGYSEEFADIRGKYGERDYQDIMEMIEYVTRKYNYIDEERMGVTGISYGGYMTNWIITQTNKFKAAVSLNGISCWLAEFGNTDIGFHFVPDQIGGDWWNNKEEWINKSPITHANKVQTPILIIHSMEDYRCYLDQALLFYTALKYLGKEAKLLLFTSGNHVFSRSGKPNHRTKRLKHMLEWFNQHLKQKT
- a CDS encoding OsmC family protein — translated: MVEVKVELHKGVGLIATTETGFTVVMGGSMETVGAEKRYGPSAMELVLVALGGCLSSVMLRILNSRKINVESLEVKVHGETMKETPQRYKNIEVEVNAKGAPKEEIQRAAELAEKYCPVLWTLKENVEVHLKVQ
- a CDS encoding TldD/PmbA family protein, which produces MDLILWVISKGNELGGEYVEARYQKFHSTSIEIRDGKIVSAAPGIEQGVAIRVLLNGAWGFSTTNNIDKRSLENALNIATKMAKQASKDSEKMNLAPSNVVIDEVKTPVKEPLEEVSIEEKIKFLSKADEAARKISPNIKTTSNYDDYTETKIICTSDGTQMEIRNSWVYWGIWAYAREAGLIQSYRDRYAMLGGFEVTERMKVEERSVEAAKKAMELLKAKPAPGGKFTVVIDGALSGLMAHEAIGHASEADGVLRGTSILRGRLGEKIGSEHVTLIDDATIPERFGTDVYDDEGIKTQRKVIIQRGILKGYLTNREAAGKMNLPVTGNARAQDYRFPPIVRMTNTFFQPGDMSFEELIEDIKYGIYAKGGRGGQVSPAEGIFQFGAQEAYLIVNGEIKEKLRDFSMSGFILETLKNVTGVAKDFDIYPSFCGKMGQSMRTTCGGPHMRIENMMVGGRG